CGTCATCATGTGTTAGATGAACACATATGGTACTTTACACTTATATGGTGATTTGTACTGGACAATCTCCAacttattttattgtattgtattgtggtAGATTGTATTATATATCgtatatattgtattgtattagaattatttaatataatactatgtttgaTATTGACGTGTATTAATAGGTAAtgtgtaaaattataatatattttcaataaactcgaCCCCAATAATGATTATGGGGTCtggggttcaggtccgggtagGGCCGATCCTGAGGTGAGACGAAGGAGGCGGCCGCCTTAGGCCCCCCACCGCTCAGGGCCtccatttcgaaaaaaaaataaaataaaatataattagtaataaaataaataataatacttttaatactaaatatatGTTGCAGCCTAGTGGTAATTTGATTAGTTTAACAACTAAGAGGTTGAGAGTTCAAATTCCAATAACTTTACTTTTGCACTGGGTCCCAATTTTTACTTTTGTCTAAGGCCCAAATTAACATAGGGTCGGCCCTGGGTTCGGGGTTTGGGTATGGGTTCGGAGTttggggtctaggtccgggatttgggttcgggtctcaagtttgggtttaggtcccgcgatgtttgggttcgagtccggtccaggtttgggtccggtTCAAgtcctttgtaaatattataatacaacctaatatgaatcatttgttatgtattaaataataagggAATGTATAgaccattttttaatttttttttttaatttttatgggtTGGATTGCTTTTTACCAAACgagttatttaaaatttaaaaatgacaTTTAATGGGATTCGACTGTCAAGAATGGAATTTATTTTAAGACTTAGATTTAGCTGAACATACAATCACAATTATATTTTACTGCCACCACATCACTATTATTATAAGATTATCTgtatgtttttagttttttcgtGAGACTATATGTACCGAATTTAATAGAGgtatatattaagaaaataatagtaaaaataaatataatttatatatatttatcatattttataaaaatataagaaaataacaaaaaaaaccatataaaagtaataagaaaacaatgtcaaaacaaaaaatatatatatatatacaaataacaaaaaattaacaaaaaaataacaagagtATACAGTataaaaagactgtattttatgtaaataaaatcgtaaaaatcgtaaaaatatttaaaattctgtacaaatagtatttttgtaaattgtaattgtttttgtatttttttttttttcatattatccCTTCCCATAAAGACCGAAAATGGGCATTTTAAGGATCCCTCCAGGCCCAACTATTTTATGAGACTTACGGCCCAAACTTTTTAGTCTTTCAAGAAAGAAGAGGCCcaaatgatttttttcaaaaatttctccCACGTGGTTACCATTCTCCTTACGAATTGGCTGTCAGAGCTGTAAATAGGTGCATGTCCGACccatattttaaaaatacatttctattctatataaagtgtgcctatataactgaattcttagtttttgagaaattcatgggactaactttttttttaatatttttaaaatatttcaaatatatatatatttatatataaaattatgaattaattGCATCCATATATAGATTATTGTTACATgagtaaaatattatattagggAGTCGGTTAGCTATTTTCTTAGATTTCGATTTCGTAATTTGGTTGTAAAGGTGTTTGTGATTAATacgttttttctttttgatcaataaagataataacaataataataataagttgaataaaattttattaatcgCCTAATTAGTAGTTAATATAGTATactaattaaaaacaataaaagaatgATTATAAACTAACAAAATCCTAAATTGACCAAAGCAAAACATGGGTTTCTATCAATGTCTCTAAAAAACTAGacttgaaaaatataatttggtTTTAGTCCATTATTGTCAAGAATACTAAACCAATTTTTGTTAAAGACATACGATACAGGAGAAGTTGATATATTCTTCTTTGGGTATGTCCACTGCTTAAAGACAAGAGTTGTTTGCTGTAAATTTGGTTCAATAACACCTTTAGTTTTAGGTtgtactttctctttctcttcctcatttAAAAAATCATCAGATACAATTTGATTAACTGGCATTGAGAGTCTATTAGCTTGTTTTTTAAGATTGCTCTCAAAAGgttttttctgataaatgagtAGAAGAGGCGTTTGTTGTTCTCGACCAATACCATTAATCACACCGATTAACTCAAGAGATTGCGGTGGTGGTGGATTTGGCCCTGCAACCACACCtcgtttatattttatttacttaaataccgctgattattttatttaattttgttagcaaaaattaagtaactttaaacttaaataaacttTAATATATCAACTAAGGACATAAATTAATATCAACTCTATTAGTTATTTTATATGTAAGAGTTAGGAAATATCTAATTATTTGTATTCAAGaattattaaagtttaaaaatgatattagcACAAATTAATTTTAGTAACTTATAAAATTAGACTGTATATTGAActgttttaaaaaaacttataaggaTACTGATAATATCTTAACATCATGAATCAATTACATTACAAAAATTTAGTTAGGTAATATATTGTCTTAAGAtacttttatactattctttttagcaatattttcattatcatgagaaattattaataagtataagcatttattatatagcttattattatagttactatatatgatagtttttataatataattaattttattatgtttaagATATTATTGGTAACTTTATAAGTTTTTACATATCGAAAttgctttattaaaaaaatttgttattaaTATACTATATGGTAACTCttaaatacaatataataaaaaaaatgtacatgacctaaagaaaagaaagaaagaataaaaatcataatctatCAATACAACATGTATTGGTTTTGGATATATTTTTACCGGTATGTATTAAGCAATTTTTACCAAGTTCAAGCTTAAACATATCATCGTCTTCAACAAAATGTACATGAcctaaagaaaagaaagaaagaaagaaaggaaaaaaaaatattataagagTAAAATAGTAGTGTTATCAATTTCACTTCCTAAATGAAAAGCTTTTTTAATGGACAATCCAGTTATATGTGGACCCgattagaatgaaaagtgcaaaacataaaaattacactattgtctctatcgaagtaaatgaagattgaaatccaccaatgactatcattagttttcttatttacaatttttagacaaatgctatcttcaattattaacaatttagagattgatttttaactttctttttatcctacacccatttaagtaatgtttttttaagtattggaatattaatttttagtttatttttggattaacttaagaacatatttaaatcatcaagctttcttaaacactaatatattgcattcagtatccacttttaattgacaacattataaactgtAATATTtgtatacacataataataatctcacctaataactaataatatctattttttttaatttttaattgtaatacttttaaataacatagaaacatactagcataaaatttagtatacgtgcatcgcacgtaattttttgctagtatattatatttcatttaaatCTAAGTATATTCTTGTTCTCCACTTAAGTATATCACATGATTTACACATCAActataaaagtgggtatattttaaaaaatataaaaataaaagtaaaatttaaaataaataaaataaagtggatatataatgtAATTACCTCATAATATAGGTCGTGTCCgtccataaaaaaataatatagattGTGTTGTATCGTGCCAACATTTTAAATGGTAGGTCCAGTATGACCGGTAAGTGCATATTTTCCTATTGTGCTCGAGTTCGTACTGTATTTTACTCGGGCCgatctatttttcataaataaatcaCCCCGTTTTCTTATACGAGCTCGAATTCGAGCTCCACTTTTCCAGtattttttacaattaataagttaatctctatgtaaaaaaaataatcactaaattatatgtattctttatagttttaattatttttatataaatttttaatagggGTAATTACATAAagtactattttttgtaaattttttacatttgtacgtttaaagattttttttttttacatttttatggtattttataaaaaataatacgaaaataacaagaaaactacataaaagtaacaggaAAATAACAtgcaaacaacaataaaaaaataacatacaaataacaaaaaattaataacaacaagagtgcaacataaaatatacatcaaaagaccgtattttctgtaaataaaattataagaaaatcataaaatatttaaattttttacaactgtatttttgttatttttgtgtatttgtaaaattattcttttttaataatattttacacatcaccataaaaaatttaattagaaatgtaaatatttattaataaatacatatgtgttattattattattattataggaatttttaatgtattttacttaatcattttttttacaaacgtGGGCAATTCCAATTTGCTCTGTTGTGTCgtgtttaaatttatatttttttttatgtcagATCGTCCTCGTGCCTCGAGTTGATGGCGTGTCAATCAACCCCATCCAAATCCTAAAACGGTAGATACTCACCCTTCCTCCATGATACAAACGTCGTCAAATGTTAATaatatgatatgtattttttttcttctaattttatgtgatgaaaataaaatttattcttgattttctaataataataaggctaattagaaaattttcccccaaactttgacatgtaccaaatcatgtcccttgaatttttttggccattAAAAATTCCTCTGAACTAtaaagattgttagatttaaggatttttgtctaatttcattcaattttactcaTTCAgttattgtttatgtactaaaccatgctcccctgactttgatatctaccaaattatgcccctcaaactttgatacgtactaaatcatgccccctgaactttcatccatgttataatttttttactaaaattagacaaaagtccttaaatctaacaatcttaatagttcagggggaatttttaatgaccaaaaaagttcaagtggcatgatttgatacatgtcaaagttcgagggagaaaattgctaattagcctaataataataataataaagtaaagggaaattttatttacaccccaaaattttctaaaagcaccccttttttaataattttaatttaatataaaatttatatctttagttataataaattttttcaacttttttcttctaattcataaacttaaaaaatatatctatcaaataaaattaaattatattttaaatattatgacaaaaaaattaaaataaatttttttatgaaattttcttaataaaaaataaaaaaatatatatacatgagttagaaaaaattatgaaaataaaatcaaaataagtattaaaattaacataaaataatgtgagaaaaaaatttaaaaaaaatatctagagcaatttttaaaaattatttaagtttatattttttttaataattgggtgtatttataatttggtggGGCGCAAATAAAAGTCCCCTAaagttaattagaatttttactctctgaattttgacatgtaccaaattataccCCTTAAACTTTTATGGCCGTTagtttaaggacttttgtccaatttcattcaattttactaattgaGTGATTGcccatgtattaaattatgcttCTCAGACTTTGAtgtctaccaaatcatgtccctcaaactttgaaatgtaccaaattatgccccctgaactttgattCATGTTAGACTTTCCTTTCTAAAATTGGACCAAAATCTTTAAATCcgacaatctcaatagtttcaGGGAGATTTTAAcggccttaaaagttcaggggacatgatttggtatgtGTCAAAGTTTGGGACAAAAGTCCTAATTAACctaataataatttgtttttttatttagaaaggaaaatttgaatttctatgcattTGTTGGATTAAAATTATTTCCCTAAACTTAAATTAACCCATATTAGTAGAATATAAAACTCAATTCTACCCCTCCCATTTCTAACATCtaccctctctcttcctcccttctctctctcactctctaaACTCACCCTAAGGACTTGACCCATAAACCACAATCCACCACCCACAACCTCGGTCCTTTCTCTCCACGATCAGACCCAACGACCCACGGACCCAATGACCACCGCAGACCCAACGACTTCTCCATCAACCACGGGTTCTCCATCGTATTTTTTGTGGTTTACGATTTAGggttaaaatatatgaaataattcatatgtttttttttatctatggtttccttatgttttgttaaaaaattaaattctgGTGAAATCTATATTTTCAAGGTTCTTTGTGATTCTTCTGTACATGGTATGATGGTGGGTACAATACTAGTGTAATTTGGAGGTTATGAATGAAAGTTCGATAGGATACGAAGGTAGTACCATAATTGATACTGTACGATAGTAGTCCGATAATTACTTAAAATTTATGGCATAATATGGAAGTTATGGTACCACAAACCCTATCTTACCCTACTCGTACCATAACCTCCATATCATGCCATAAATTATAAGCAACTATCGTAACCTATCGAACCTTCATCCCTAACCTTCAGATTACACTACTATTGTACCCACCAAAATtccattttttacaaaaaaaaaaaaaagaaaaaaacaaaataacaaaaacaaaatcacAACAATAGTAGtgaatataataataatgatttgattttttttgatttagaaacgacatgtcgtttgatTAAATTAGAGATAATAAGAGTAAGAAAGAGTGGAAATAGAGAGGAGAAGAGAAGCTGCCTTTCCTGTATTTTACTATCGTCGTGGATCGTCTGAGTCTGAGTAACTCGAACGAAGACCAACCAACCATGTCTGGCCCAGTAGTAGTCGTCGGTGTTACCTCATGGGCCAGCGCCCTTGCCAGGATCTCTCCCTACACTTACTCCGCCCTAGGAATCGCCATCGCTATCGGTGTATCAGTCCTTGGGGCTGCTTGGTAACTAATCAAATCAAACCCTCTCACATTCACATTCATATTCCATTCCTTTTAATCTCTCTCGATCGAAATTGCGTGAAATAATGTCTGGTTGATTTAATTTCACAGGGGAATTTATATTACCGGAAGTAGTTTGATCGGTGCTGCAATTAAAGCTCCTCGAATCACCTCCAAAAACCTCATTAGGTAAATTCGCTAACCCTAATTTCTACATTAGAAGTAGTTTGGATCTCATTTTAGATTTGTGTGTTTTGTGGGATTTCCGTGAGATTTATCGGCGGTCAGATCAGATTTGGGATCTGTATCAGACAAGTTTTATTGAATTGAAGTTTAAGTAGTAGTGAGAACTGTATATCAAAGACTTAATTTTGAACTAATGTTTGAGTAATTTGTAAACCCTTAAAAATCTAGAGAGAATAGCTTTGTGTGGGTTAGAATTCATGACATGTTATTAGAGTTTTCATACATCAAATTGAATTGACCTTTTAATAAGTTCTTTTTGAAGGTTTCACAGAGAAGATTGGATTAAGTTTGTTCATTCTATTAGTTTTAATTGTTTAGTAACAATTCTGTGGATACAATGCTTGTGTTCTTTGTGTAGTGTTATTTTCTGCGAAGCTGTTGCGATTTATGGTGTTATTGTTGCAATTATTCTACAAACTAAATTGGAGAGTGTTCCAGCTTCACAATTGTATGAACCTGAATCACTTAGAGCAGGATATGCAATCTTTGCCTCTGGAATTATTGTTGGTTTTGCAAATCTTGTTTGCGGGTTTGTCTCTTCCTACTCTTTTTCTTCTTAACTTAATCATTGACTGACTGAATTAAACTCATTTATAGtactgccacttcttcttcctCGTTTTCTTTGTGACTTGTTCTTTTCGAAACACAGATTGTGCGTAGGAATAATTGGAAGCAGTTGTGCTTTATCTGATGCCCAAAACTCCTCGCTTTTTGTTAAGATTCTTGTGATTGAGATTTTCGGAAGTGCACTTGGGCTGTTTGGAGTGATTGTGGGAATAATCATGTCAGCTCAAGCAACATGGCCTGCAAAGGCTTAAATCACCATTTTCAGTATGTGTCTGGATTCTTAGATCTGCTGTAAATGGGGTTTGTCTTGGTATCATTTTGCTGATCTGGGTTTGTAATTTGAGATTCGGTTTTGAACGAATGAGATGTGGAAATGAATAAAATGATTTGTAAGGAAATATGTATTGAGAAAGAAATCAAACATGTGAAGTATTATattcttttaaatatttattttagatgaaCAGATCTATTGTAACTGATTGTTCTATGATCTATAGTGAATTCCTTAAGAGAAAACTGgaaaatataatttgttttgtttatttttgtgcataatAAAAGAGTAATTTTGATACAATTTCAAAAGAATTCTTATACCCTATTTGATATCCAAATCCAATGTTTTAGCATAATACATGTTTAGACAAGATTCAACACATTTTGATTTTAGTAGTGGCCACTATGGAGTTACTATGATTTCAATTCTATTTTCAGAGATGTTACAATTTATGAGGTTATTCTCactaaagttatttttttttaccaaatgtCATTAAATTACTATTGTATTagtgatatttgaaaaaaataatatatattttagataCATTTCTATTAATGTTAGTAAAATTACATATTAGTAAATTAGTAAAAAATGGCACTAAATTATATCTATAATGTCATTTTTTGATCGAATGTAACTAAAATGCTACTATTCTCACATTTTTTAACAAATGTTACTTATTTAAATATcactaataatatattaaactgGAATATCGTGTTGTAGATTCATCTTCAAACTTTCAAAATTCATTTTATACAAACTCGTATAAACTCAAAATGAGTTGGTTCAAGTTTCGTTGGAAAGCTTAAAAAGAGCTCTAAAACTTCTATTTCATGACTTTTTCCTATCAAAGCATAGTTGAATTTAAATATAAAGTTTTAGCTTtatttttcttacaattttatttttacaaaaacaccaaaataaactaatttaatactaaaactaaatcaGCAAAAAGAGCATTTCCAATGGAAATGCAAATTAGTGATCTATTGCTAAAATATAACTCATCATGTAAAAAGTTTGCTCGAAGGTGTGCCAAAAGTTTATGCAAATTTGTCACGAGAAATGCTAAattggtgcctagcacccttgTGAGGTGTAATCTCCATATTGATATAATTCAATATCGGGTTtcacttattttattttggtaaatattataaaaaattgctaactaatTATAAGGCACCACCTCCTAGTGGTGTTAGGTACCTTAGTGCCGCATAACAATACTTATTTTATCACATAATGAAAGTTGATCTAAATAATTTGAATCACAcataatgtaaaatttatatcatAATAAATACTTTACTTTTAATTTacttttatatcatttttaatattttactacTAAATTTAATTATTGCATTAAATTATAAACTTTTTACATTTAGCTTGATTTGGGGGCAGGAAACAAGAGCTCAATAGCTTGATTTCTTGGAGGTAATGCAGTGTAATTAAATGGCGATGAATAaatttttatt
This Cannabis sativa cultivar Pink pepper isolate KNU-18-1 chromosome 6, ASM2916894v1, whole genome shotgun sequence DNA region includes the following protein-coding sequences:
- the LOC133038717 gene encoding V-type proton ATPase subunit c''2, producing the protein MSGPVVVVGVTSWASALARISPYTYSALGIAIAIGVSVLGAAWGIYITGSSLIGAAIKAPRITSKNLISVIFCEAVAIYGVIVAIILQTKLESVPASQLYEPESLRAGYAIFASGIIVGFANLVCGLCVGIIGSSCALSDAQNSSLFVKILVIEIFGSALGLFGVIVGIIMSAQATWPAKA